Proteins from a genomic interval of Taeniopygia guttata chromosome 33, bTaeGut7.mat, whole genome shotgun sequence:
- the LOC140681247 gene encoding olfactory receptor 14A16-like, with amino-acid sequence MFFFLLHLALSDLGSICTTVPKAMHSLLWDTRDISYSGCAAQLLLFVFFISAEVSLLTVMCYDRYVSICKPLHYGTLLGSRACAHMAAAAWASAFLNALLHTANTFSLSLCHGNSLGQFFCEVPQILKLSCSKSYLRKFGLLLISVCLGFGCFVFMVFSYVQIFRAVLRIPSEQGRHKAFSTCLPHLAVVSLFFSTGILAHVKPPSISSPSLDLALSVLYSVVPPALNPLIYSLRNQELKAAVWTLMTGCFQKH; translated from the coding sequence atgttcttcttcctgctccacctggccctcagcgacctgggctccatctgcaccactgtccccaaagccatgcacagtttgctctgggacaccagggacatctcctactcaggatgtgctgcacagctgcttctgtttgtctttttcatttcagcagagGTTTCCCTTCTCACtgtcatgtgctacgaccgctacgtgtccatctgcaaacccctgcactacgggaccctcctgggcagcagagcttgtgcccacatggcagcagctgcctgggccagtgcctttctcaatgctctgctgcacacggccaatacattttccctgtccctgtgccatggcaatagcctgggccagttcttctgtgaagtcccacagatcctcaagctctcctgctccaaatcctacctcaggAAATTTGGGCTTCTTCTTATTAGTGTGTGTTTAggatttggttgttttgtgttcatggttttctcctatgtgcagatcttcagggctgtgctgaggatcccctctgagcagggacggcacaaagccttttccacctgcctccctcacctggccgtggtctctctgttttTCAGCACTGGCATACTTGCTCACGTGAAGcccccctccatctcctccccatccctggatctggccctgtcagttctgtactcggtggtacctccagccctgaaccccctcatctacagcctgaggaaccaggagctcaaggctgcagtgtggacactgatgactggatgctttcagaaacattaa